In Bacillus sp. SB49, a single window of DNA contains:
- the hemQ gene encoding hydrogen peroxide-dependent heme synthase, with the protein MPEAVVTMDGWYCLHDFRSIDWTAWKYASTEEREQAAREFQELITKWENTEQNKEGSHALYTIVGQKADFMMMILRPTMEELNEIETAFNKSKLAEFTKPAYSYVSVVELSNYMGNTNEEDPEIQARLKPTLPKWNHICFYPMDKRRQGNDNWYVLEKDERAKLMYAHGMTGRQYAGKIRQIITGSIGFDDWEWGVTLFAHDVLQFKKLVYQMRFDEVTSRYGDFGSFYIGNILKPEALDQFLEV; encoded by the coding sequence ATGCCTGAAGCAGTAGTTACAATGGATGGCTGGTATTGCTTGCATGATTTCCGTTCCATCGACTGGACAGCGTGGAAGTACGCATCCACCGAAGAACGGGAACAGGCGGCCCGCGAATTCCAGGAATTGATCACCAAATGGGAAAACACCGAGCAGAACAAAGAAGGCAGCCACGCCTTATATACGATCGTCGGCCAAAAAGCGGACTTTATGATGATGATCCTGCGACCGACAATGGAAGAATTGAATGAGATAGAAACAGCCTTTAATAAATCGAAGCTGGCTGAATTCACAAAACCAGCCTATTCCTACGTTTCGGTCGTTGAGCTTTCCAATTATATGGGGAATACCAACGAAGAAGATCCAGAAATTCAAGCACGCTTGAAACCGACCCTCCCTAAGTGGAACCACATTTGCTTCTACCCGATGGACAAGCGCCGTCAGGGCAACGATAATTGGTACGTACTCGAAAAAGACGAGCGCGCCAAGCTCATGTACGCACACGGGATGACAGGCCGTCAATATGCAGGGAAAATCCGTCAGATCATCACGGGCTCCATCGGCTTTGATGACTGGGAGTGGGGCGTCACCCTCTTCGCACACGACGTGCTTCAATTCAAAAAACTCGTCTATCAGATGCGGTTTGATGAAGTGACTTCCCGTTACGGCGATTTCGGTTCCTTCTATATCGGTAACATCCTCAAGCCTGAAGCGCTTGATCAGTTTTTGGAAGTTTGA
- a CDS encoding GNAT family N-acetyltransferase, whose protein sequence is MQIRELEVRELHKVAGWLHRMNEQDHHYVAWMASDANEIFEQIWTLTQFQEPLAYVAWDGDEIIGFLGILPFFEQKLCRLLGPFALHQQELVIEKLWDKASLTVQLHFDIVKLACFEANEALVDFAEKHAFDLYNVERTLALHKSSYYPSDKQDGAIVEILRDDYTALDKLHPSASYYTTEEMLRLSEKDGNHLWGYAADGTIAGYTYFETIAEEQEGEICFVNVGREYRENGIGTALMEHALQYAFYALELDVVTISVRTNNRQAARLYEQFGFRDIHTIRAYQKATKPVTQTIH, encoded by the coding sequence ATGCAGATTCGGGAACTGGAAGTAAGAGAACTACATAAAGTCGCCGGTTGGCTCCATCGGATGAATGAACAGGACCATCACTATGTTGCTTGGATGGCATCCGATGCGAACGAAATTTTCGAACAAATATGGACATTGACACAATTTCAGGAACCGCTCGCTTATGTGGCTTGGGACGGGGATGAAATCATAGGATTCCTTGGGATTCTGCCTTTTTTCGAACAGAAGCTGTGCCGACTTCTCGGTCCGTTCGCTCTTCATCAGCAGGAGCTGGTCATTGAGAAATTGTGGGACAAAGCTTCTCTTACTGTTCAGCTTCACTTTGACATTGTAAAACTAGCTTGTTTTGAGGCGAACGAAGCACTTGTCGATTTTGCGGAGAAACACGCCTTCGATCTCTATAACGTAGAACGCACTCTGGCTTTGCACAAATCCAGTTATTACCCTTCCGACAAACAGGACGGAGCGATCGTTGAAATTCTTCGCGATGACTACACCGCACTGGATAAACTTCACCCTTCGGCCTCCTACTATACGACAGAAGAGATGCTGCGCTTATCAGAAAAGGACGGCAATCATTTATGGGGGTATGCAGCCGATGGAACCATTGCAGGGTACACATACTTTGAAACCATTGCCGAAGAACAGGAAGGGGAAATATGCTTCGTCAACGTCGGGCGCGAATACCGTGAGAACGGAATCGGGACTGCTTTGATGGAACACGCGCTCCAATATGCTTTCTACGCACTGGAACTCGACGTAGTCACTATCTCTGTACGGACGAATAACAGACAAGCAGCCAGGCTTTATGAACAGTTTGGGTTCCGGGATATCCATACGATACGGGCTTATCAAAAAGCGACAAAACCAGTAACGCAAACCATTCACTAA
- a CDS encoding DUF423 domain-containing protein, with the protein MKIFLVLAIINGFLSVALGAFGAHGLEGKVSEKGLEQWGKAVDYQMFHTMALFVTALLMSKIQTGAMTGAGWFFFIGIILFSGSLYIYAPTGIKTFAMITPLGGLSFLIGWILLGYAVIKHV; encoded by the coding sequence ATGAAAATCTTTTTGGTATTAGCGATTATTAATGGTTTTTTATCCGTGGCACTTGGAGCATTCGGAGCCCACGGATTGGAAGGGAAAGTTTCGGAGAAGGGCTTGGAACAGTGGGGGAAAGCAGTCGATTATCAAATGTTCCATACGATGGCATTGTTTGTTACCGCTCTGTTAATGAGCAAAATCCAGACGGGTGCGATGACAGGGGCCGGTTGGTTTTTCTTCATTGGAATTATCCTGTTCTCCGGAAGCCTCTATATTTATGCGCCGACCGGGATTAAGACATTTGCAATGATTACACCGCTCGGCGGGCTGTCATTCCTGATCGGCTGGATTCTGCTCGGGTATGCAGTCATCAAACATGTTTAA
- a CDS encoding lipoate--protein ligase family protein: MTNIHPLLKTKAYRFIDQSNLGPTFSALQSFATDDALSISVGERRSPTAARLWVHHDTVVLGIPDARLPYIEEGIAYLKENGYKVIVRNSGGLAVVLDDGVLNLSLIFPDSKEVNIHEGYEAMVSFIQFLFADLTDRIEAYEITRSYCPGTYDLSIDGKKFAGISQRRVKNGSAVQIYLDVSGSGRERASLLKEFYNIGKRGEQTRFTYPDIDPSVMASLNELLGTELTVSDVRDRILYKLYELSGSMTTNPLEGVEIEWFNKRFDQMVKRNEKALENLT, translated from the coding sequence ATGACTAACATCCATCCATTATTAAAAACAAAAGCATATCGCTTTATTGACCAAAGCAATCTCGGCCCCACCTTTTCGGCTCTTCAGTCTTTCGCAACCGATGACGCACTGTCCATTTCTGTCGGTGAACGGAGGAGTCCGACTGCCGCACGGCTGTGGGTCCATCACGACACGGTCGTACTGGGAATCCCTGATGCCCGGCTTCCTTACATCGAGGAAGGAATCGCCTATTTGAAAGAGAACGGCTATAAAGTGATCGTCCGTAATTCCGGCGGTCTGGCTGTGGTCCTGGATGACGGGGTTTTGAACCTTTCCCTCATCTTCCCTGATTCCAAAGAGGTCAACATTCACGAAGGATATGAAGCAATGGTTTCCTTCATTCAATTCTTGTTTGCGGATTTAACCGACCGCATTGAAGCCTATGAAATTACCCGGTCCTACTGCCCGGGTACGTACGACTTGAGTATTGACGGCAAGAAGTTTGCCGGTATTTCCCAGCGAAGGGTTAAGAACGGTTCTGCCGTCCAAATTTACTTGGACGTCAGTGGAAGCGGTCGGGAAAGAGCCTCCCTGCTGAAGGAATTCTACAACATCGGGAAACGCGGAGAACAAACAAGATTCACTTATCCAGACATCGATCCCTCCGTCATGGCATCCTTGAACGAATTGCTCGGCACCGAACTTACCGTATCCGATGTAAGAGACCGAATTCTCTACAAACTGTATGAACTATCCGGTTCCATGACGACCAATCCCCTCGAAGGCGTGGAAATCGAATGGTTCAATAAACGCTTCGATCAAATGGTCAAACGGAATGAAAAAGCGCTCGAAAACCTTACTTGA
- a CDS encoding YwgA family protein: MLENHAKLMQFFSSTDEIVGRKKLQKMIYILKKCDIPFEERYQFHFYGPYSEELTLRVEEMCNLGFIRETREEKKNYYQYRYQLTDSGREFLTHYEMNLPPLHAQIAEMNGRSSRFLELVSTMLFFEDLPKDEIAEKVFTVKSAQKYTEEDIADAWKFIEKLRAIH, from the coding sequence ATGTTGGAAAACCATGCGAAGTTGATGCAGTTCTTTTCTAGTACCGATGAAATCGTCGGAAGGAAGAAGCTGCAGAAGATGATCTATATTTTGAAGAAATGTGACATTCCTTTCGAAGAGCGGTACCAGTTCCATTTTTACGGACCGTATTCGGAAGAGTTGACGCTGCGTGTAGAAGAGATGTGCAATCTGGGATTTATCAGGGAAACGAGGGAAGAGAAAAAGAATTACTATCAATACCGCTATCAATTGACGGACAGCGGCAGGGAATTCCTCACCCACTATGAAATGAACCTGCCGCCGCTTCACGCACAGATTGCAGAAATGAACGGACGGAGCTCCCGGTTTTTAGAGCTGGTTTCGACGATGCTTTTCTTTGAAGATCTACCGAAGGATGAAATAGCGGAGAAGGTGTTCACAGTAAAAAGCGCTCAAAAGTATACGGAAGAAGACATAGCTGACGCTTGGAAATTTATTGAAAAATTGCGCGCTATTCATTAA
- a CDS encoding sodium-dependent transporter gives MVREKWGSKLGFMLAAMGSAVGLGNIWRFSYVAGNNGGGAFLILYLACVLLIGVPLLLTEVSIGRKAQSDVVGSFRKLAPGTPWFVTGFFGIASAFLILGFYAVVAGWAIFYFWMYVNGSYFTQPDIGYDGAFGQFISNPWQPILWTALFMMITIVIVLGGVKKGIEGANKIFMPLLAIILIILAFFSLSLDGAMEGVKFLFQPDWSAFRDPSIYFAALGQAFFSLSLGMGGMLTYGSYLSKENKLPGAIVGIGLMDTFFAVIAGLVIFPAVFAFAIDPSSGPPLVFITLPSIFEQMPFGGMIGIIFFLALILASLSSSVSILEVPTAYFMRAFGWSRFATSIVMGSIMFILGIAVSLGFGIWSGITPIGDLNILDSMDYVASNILLPLGGLSMALLVGWYYRKADALESTDLTGSSIGGLWYIIVKFIAPIIIILIFLYQIGIIQF, from the coding sequence ATGGTGAGAGAGAAATGGGGCTCAAAGCTCGGGTTTATGCTCGCGGCAATGGGCTCGGCTGTCGGGTTAGGTAATATATGGAGATTTTCTTATGTAGCAGGTAATAACGGTGGGGGAGCTTTCCTGATCCTCTACTTAGCTTGTGTACTGTTGATTGGTGTTCCGTTGCTGTTAACAGAAGTGAGTATCGGCAGAAAGGCGCAAAGTGATGTTGTCGGCTCCTTCCGGAAGCTCGCTCCAGGTACGCCGTGGTTCGTTACGGGCTTTTTCGGAATCGCCAGTGCATTTTTAATTCTTGGATTTTATGCGGTTGTTGCCGGATGGGCGATTTTTTACTTCTGGATGTACGTGAACGGATCGTACTTTACCCAGCCGGATATTGGGTATGATGGTGCGTTTGGTCAATTTATCAGCAATCCTTGGCAGCCAATTTTATGGACGGCCTTATTCATGATGATTACGATCGTGATCGTTCTTGGAGGAGTAAAGAAAGGCATTGAAGGAGCGAACAAAATTTTTATGCCGCTTCTGGCAATCATTCTGATTATTCTTGCTTTCTTCAGTCTTTCTCTGGACGGAGCCATGGAAGGAGTGAAGTTTCTCTTCCAGCCGGACTGGTCGGCATTCAGGGATCCTTCCATTTATTTCGCTGCTCTCGGACAGGCTTTCTTCTCCCTGAGCCTGGGAATGGGCGGGATGCTGACATACGGAAGCTACTTGTCTAAAGAAAATAAACTGCCGGGAGCTATTGTCGGCATTGGTTTGATGGATACCTTCTTTGCGGTCATTGCAGGGTTGGTGATCTTTCCGGCCGTATTCGCCTTTGCCATTGATCCGAGCTCCGGACCGCCTCTGGTCTTCATTACGCTTCCTAGTATTTTCGAACAAATGCCGTTTGGCGGGATGATCGGAATCATATTCTTCCTGGCTCTCATCCTTGCTTCCTTATCTTCTTCCGTGTCTATCCTGGAAGTACCGACTGCCTACTTCATGCGTGCATTCGGCTGGAGTCGCTTTGCGACGAGTATCGTGATGGGATCCATCATGTTCATCCTTGGTATTGCGGTATCCTTAGGATTTGGAATCTGGTCAGGCATAACGCCGATCGGGGATTTGAATATTCTTGACTCCATGGATTACGTAGCCTCTAATATTCTTCTTCCGCTGGGCGGCCTTTCCATGGCGCTCCTTGTCGGTTGGTATTATAGGAAAGCGGACGCTCTGGAATCAACGGATTTGACTGGATCATCCATCGGAGGTTTGTGGTATATCATTGTGAAATTCATAGCGCCGATCATCATCATCCTGATCTTCTTGTATCAGATCGGCATTATACAGTTTTGA
- the gerQ gene encoding spore coat protein GerQ, with protein MAQNKPQSGQGAPMYGQGQAPFYGQNPYMYYYPQQGQGGMQPPQVQPGTYSGSINPPNMLPSEESYIENILRLNAGKEATVYMTFENNDQWNAKVFKGIIEAAGRDHIILSDPQTGKRYLLLTIYLDYITFDEEINYNLPFGGSSAGFAQYNPR; from the coding sequence ATGGCACAGAATAAACCTCAATCAGGGCAAGGTGCACCGATGTACGGTCAGGGTCAAGCCCCGTTCTACGGGCAGAATCCGTACATGTATTATTACCCTCAACAGGGGCAGGGAGGAATGCAGCCTCCGCAGGTCCAGCCCGGGACATATTCAGGCAGTATCAACCCACCGAACATGCTGCCGTCGGAAGAATCCTATATCGAGAATATTCTCCGTTTGAACGCCGGCAAAGAGGCGACTGTTTACATGACATTCGAGAACAACGATCAATGGAATGCTAAGGTATTCAAAGGAATCATAGAAGCTGCTGGACGGGATCACATTATTCTCAGCGATCCACAAACAGGCAAGCGATACTTACTATTGACGATTTATCTGGATTACATCACCTTTGATGAAGAAATAAACTATAACCTTCCATTCGGAGGCTCTTCCGCCGGATTCGCTCAATACAACCCTCGATGA
- a CDS encoding HD domain-containing protein encodes MAYRDEKLSEEKVFKDPVHRYVHVRDRVVWDLIGTAEFQRLRRIKQLGTSYLTFHGAEHSRFNHSLGVYEIVRRIIDNFKDRPNWDDQERLLCLCAALLHDLGHGPFSHSFEKVFKLDHEAFTQAILLGDTEVNEVLSRVEKGFPKKVADVINKTYKNKLVVSLISSQIDADRMDYLQRDAYFTGVSYGHFDMERILRVMRPMEDQVVVKESGMHAVEDYIMSRYQMYWQVYFHPVTRSAEVILSKILHRAKELYESDYTFRLSPVHFLSFFAGKPTLAEYLALDEPVTLFYFQTWMEEEDPVLRDLCQRFVNRRLFKYVEFNPNSQMNEWMELYKLFQKAGLNPDYYLVVDSSSDLPYDFYRPGEEGERLPIHLLQPNDELKELSRLSDIVESISGKKRTDHKLYFPMDLLRDMSNRSKTKKRIMEILYG; translated from the coding sequence ATGGCCTATCGTGATGAGAAACTAAGCGAAGAAAAAGTGTTCAAAGATCCTGTCCACCGTTATGTTCACGTACGGGACAGGGTGGTTTGGGATTTGATCGGAACCGCCGAATTTCAAAGACTGCGGCGTATCAAGCAGCTTGGGACGTCATATTTAACGTTCCACGGAGCAGAGCACAGCCGCTTCAATCATTCGCTCGGAGTCTATGAAATTGTAAGGAGAATTATAGATAACTTCAAAGATCGGCCGAACTGGGACGACCAGGAACGGCTTCTCTGTCTTTGTGCTGCGCTGCTTCATGACCTCGGACACGGTCCCTTCTCCCATTCGTTCGAGAAAGTCTTCAAGCTCGATCATGAGGCATTCACCCAGGCAATTCTTCTTGGCGATACAGAAGTAAACGAGGTCCTCAGCCGTGTAGAGAAAGGGTTCCCGAAAAAAGTTGCGGATGTCATTAACAAAACATATAAGAATAAGCTGGTCGTCAGCTTGATTTCGAGTCAGATCGATGCCGATCGTATGGATTATCTGCAGCGTGACGCTTACTTCACAGGCGTCAGCTACGGCCACTTCGACATGGAACGGATCTTAAGGGTCATGCGTCCGATGGAAGATCAGGTCGTTGTGAAGGAAAGCGGTATGCATGCTGTCGAAGACTATATTATGAGCAGATACCAAATGTACTGGCAGGTATATTTCCATCCGGTGACGAGGAGTGCGGAAGTCATCTTATCGAAAATCCTTCACAGAGCGAAAGAGCTTTACGAGAGTGACTATACCTTCCGGCTGTCCCCAGTCCATTTCCTTTCTTTTTTTGCAGGGAAACCGACATTAGCAGAGTACTTGGCTCTGGATGAACCTGTGACACTTTTCTATTTTCAGACGTGGATGGAAGAGGAGGACCCGGTCCTTCGTGATCTATGCCAGCGGTTCGTCAACCGCAGACTCTTCAAGTATGTCGAGTTCAACCCTAATTCCCAGATGAACGAATGGATGGAGCTGTATAAGCTGTTCCAGAAGGCAGGACTGAATCCTGACTATTATTTGGTTGTAGATTCAAGCTCGGACCTTCCTTATGACTTCTATCGTCCAGGAGAAGAAGGGGAACGTCTGCCAATTCATCTCCTGCAGCCGAACGATGAATTGAAGGAGCTTTCCCGTCTGTCGGATATTGTGGAGTCTATTTCAGGGAAGAAGCGGACCGACCATAAGCTTTATTTCCCGATGGATCTACTGCGTGATATGTCGAATCGAAGTAAGACGAAGAAGCGGATTATGGAAATTTTGTATGGATAA
- a CDS encoding YwdI family protein translates to MAITNQTVLKKMSNEIQEAMLQYGDEQKVREHVRSIRLLADLLLEEEPVRTEAPVQEPTAEEVRRMMGVDAPSRPDQQKKVDHGEANGPSIFDF, encoded by the coding sequence ATGGCCATCACGAATCAAACAGTGCTTAAGAAAATGTCGAATGAAATACAGGAAGCAATGCTTCAGTATGGGGACGAGCAAAAAGTACGCGAGCATGTCCGCTCGATCCGCCTGCTGGCCGATTTGTTATTGGAAGAGGAGCCGGTAAGAACGGAAGCACCTGTCCAGGAGCCGACGGCAGAAGAAGTCCGTCGTATGATGGGGGTCGATGCACCAAGCCGTCCGGATCAACAAAAGAAAGTCGATCACGGGGAGGCGAACGGGCCCTCGATTTTTGATTTCTAA
- a CDS encoding ABC1 kinase family protein, whose product MELVERMKYISIYRITVIVWMSMKFLIRIYWFEKRHRIWDQDTKRKWEEMLSDQAEEYRRKAVHLGGLLIKFGQFLSSRGDLLPSSFIKELEGLVDRVEPVPFYRSKETIEEDWNASVDTHLSTIEEIPVASASIGEVYKAYLKDGTPVAVKVQRYRVKDTFRMDFRALKIVFWMLNKFTVYGKKADLPALYREVVRVISNELDFTMELENGRHFKKRFGDFPSVYIPEYYSDLSTKRVLVMEWVEGTKITDLSFIKKNGIDREQIARTLFDLSIAQFLDAGMFHSDPHPGNLMLKADGTVVVIDFGMVGEIKQEDADALRTMVQGFILDDYDRVIEALQEMDFLLPNADTERVKKLLKQTTEMYLDGNFDKLDAHMMNDMLSDLQQFVKDQPIQLPADYAFLGRATSIIIGVLSAVYPNIDLIQWGRPVIKQWVSGDGSNASLYTEVIKETVRPLLSFPRALIEYLEDGDKEREWKSYHQRNRLFHQLYLVYTAFSFLIFVSGVAALYYTLVVPVLPSVWISGVFMGVGLLGFFICSIKHVRMLKGIHHNRRDEQ is encoded by the coding sequence ATGGAACTTGTGGAGCGTATGAAGTACATATCCATATACAGGATTACCGTCATCGTTTGGATGTCCATGAAATTCCTGATTCGCATCTACTGGTTCGAGAAGCGTCACAGGATATGGGATCAGGATACGAAGCGTAAATGGGAAGAAATGCTATCAGATCAGGCAGAAGAATATAGAAGAAAAGCGGTGCATCTTGGTGGGCTTCTGATAAAATTCGGGCAGTTTTTGAGTTCCAGAGGAGATTTGCTTCCTTCTTCTTTCATTAAGGAGCTGGAAGGACTTGTGGACAGGGTGGAGCCCGTTCCATTCTACCGATCCAAAGAAACGATAGAAGAAGACTGGAACGCATCGGTCGATACACATCTGTCTACAATAGAAGAAATACCGGTCGCATCTGCTTCCATAGGGGAAGTGTATAAGGCGTACTTAAAAGACGGCACTCCTGTGGCAGTCAAGGTACAGCGCTATAGAGTGAAAGATACGTTCCGGATGGATTTCCGTGCCTTGAAGATCGTTTTCTGGATGTTGAATAAGTTTACGGTCTATGGGAAGAAAGCCGATTTACCAGCCCTGTACAGGGAGGTCGTCCGAGTCATCAGCAATGAGCTTGATTTTACAATGGAGTTGGAGAATGGCCGTCATTTCAAGAAAAGGTTTGGAGACTTTCCATCTGTCTATATTCCGGAATATTACAGCGATCTTTCGACTAAACGCGTACTTGTGATGGAATGGGTGGAAGGAACGAAGATCACGGACCTTTCGTTCATAAAGAAAAATGGAATAGACCGGGAACAGATTGCTCGTACGCTCTTTGATTTAAGTATCGCCCAGTTTCTTGATGCAGGCATGTTTCATTCCGATCCTCATCCAGGGAATCTGATGCTGAAAGCAGATGGAACGGTCGTTGTCATCGACTTCGGTATGGTTGGTGAAATCAAACAGGAAGATGCTGATGCGCTGAGGACGATGGTGCAGGGATTTATTTTGGATGATTACGATAGAGTAATTGAGGCGTTGCAGGAGATGGACTTTCTTCTCCCTAATGCAGATACCGAGCGGGTGAAGAAGCTGCTTAAGCAGACGACAGAGATGTATTTAGACGGGAACTTTGACAAGTTGGATGCGCATATGATGAATGATATGCTTTCTGATTTACAGCAATTTGTCAAAGATCAGCCGATTCAGCTTCCAGCTGACTATGCATTTTTAGGTCGGGCGACTTCTATTATCATTGGTGTCCTCAGTGCCGTTTATCCGAACATCGACTTGATTCAATGGGGGAGACCTGTCATCAAACAGTGGGTGTCGGGCGACGGATCGAATGCCTCTTTGTACACAGAAGTCATTAAGGAAACCGTTCGTCCTCTGTTATCGTTCCCACGTGCGCTGATCGAGTACTTGGAGGATGGCGACAAAGAAAGAGAATGGAAGAGCTATCATCAAAGAAATCGCCTGTTCCATCAGCTTTATTTGGTTTACACGGCTTTTTCGTTTCTTATATTCGTGTCAGGGGTAGCAGCCCTGTATTACACACTTGTTGTCCCTGTTCTTCCGAGCGTGTGGATCAGCGGCGTTTTTATGGGAGTCGGGTTGCTTGGATTTTTCATTTGTTCCATTAAACATGTCCGGATGTTGAAGGGTATTCATCATAATAGGAGGGATGAACAATGA
- the pta gene encoding phosphate acetyltransferase: MSNLFDTLKAKIDGKGMKIVFPEAMDERILTAVSQLGADGLVKPVLVGNKDKVEQKASEINVNIDGAEILDPSDYPEYDEMVASFVERRKGKATEEKAREILQDENYFGTMLVYMGKAHGLVSGAAHSTADTVRPALQIIKTKPGIKKTSGVFVMVREEEKYVFADCAINITPDSQDLAEIALASAETAKLFDIDPKVAMLSFSTKGSAKSPETEKVSEALQIAKEQNSELVIDGEFQFDAAFVPSVAEKKAPDSPLKGEANTFVFPSLEAGNIGYKIAQRLGNFDAVGPILQGLNQPVNDLSRGCNSDDVYKLAIITAAQSV, translated from the coding sequence ATGAGTAACCTATTTGATACTCTGAAAGCTAAAATTGACGGTAAAGGCATGAAAATCGTATTCCCTGAAGCAATGGACGAACGTATTCTTACAGCAGTAAGCCAGCTTGGTGCAGACGGCCTAGTGAAACCTGTACTAGTCGGAAATAAGGATAAAGTAGAACAGAAGGCTTCTGAAATCAATGTAAATATTGACGGAGCAGAAATTCTTGATCCTTCTGACTACCCGGAATATGATGAAATGGTTGCTAGCTTCGTCGAGCGCCGTAAAGGAAAAGCGACAGAAGAGAAAGCTCGTGAAATCCTGCAGGACGAGAATTACTTCGGAACTATGCTCGTGTACATGGGCAAAGCTCACGGCCTGGTCAGCGGTGCGGCTCATTCTACGGCAGACACAGTACGACCTGCCCTGCAGATCATCAAGACAAAACCAGGAATTAAGAAGACTTCCGGTGTGTTCGTAATGGTAAGGGAAGAAGAGAAGTATGTGTTCGCTGATTGCGCGATCAACATTACGCCGGACAGTCAGGACCTTGCAGAGATCGCCCTTGCGAGTGCTGAAACAGCGAAACTCTTCGATATCGACCCTAAGGTAGCGATGTTGAGCTTCTCTACGAAAGGATCTGCAAAATCTCCGGAAACGGAAAAAGTATCCGAAGCGCTTCAAATTGCTAAAGAGCAGAACAGTGAGTTGGTTATCGATGGGGAATTCCAATTCGACGCAGCCTTCGTTCCATCTGTAGCCGAGAAGAAAGCTCCGGATTCTCCACTGAAAGGCGAAGCGAATACGTTCGTATTCCCAAGCCTTGAAGCGGGTAACATTGGATACAAGATTGCTCAGCGTCTTGGTAACTTTGATGCAGTAGGTCCAATTCTACAAGGATTGAATCAACCAGTTAACGACCTTTCCCGTGGTTGTAATTCAGATGATGTCTACAAACTGGCAATCATTACTGCCGCTCAATCTGTATAA
- a CDS encoding cell wall hydrolase, with translation MAVIPFTEADVKLLARLMRAEAEGDGQLGMLMVGNTGVNRVRGDCIDFTNIDSIRDMVYQSPGGFEATQKGYFYQRAREKDIRLARRTIRGERFHPATNSLWFFRPQGDCPAQWYGQWNTGRYKSHCFYSPTRADCPSVY, from the coding sequence ATGGCCGTCATTCCCTTTACAGAAGCGGACGTTAAGTTACTGGCGAGATTAATGAGGGCTGAAGCCGAGGGGGACGGACAATTAGGCATGCTGATGGTGGGAAATACAGGGGTCAACCGTGTCCGCGGCGACTGCATCGACTTCACAAATATCGATTCAATCCGGGACATGGTGTACCAGAGCCCGGGCGGCTTTGAAGCCACCCAAAAGGGTTATTTCTACCAAAGAGCCAGGGAGAAGGACATCCGACTGGCCCGCCGAACCATCCGCGGGGAGCGGTTCCATCCTGCAACCAACTCCTTATGGTTCTTCCGACCTCAAGGAGACTGCCCTGCTCAGTGGTACGGTCAATGGAACACTGGAAGATATAAGTCCCATTGCTTCTATTCACCGACAAGGGCTGACTGTCCAAGCGTATATTAA
- a CDS encoding phasin family protein, whose amino-acid sequence MSDLLKKGFHLGIGAAISGKEMFEKMVNEMVKRGEISPTQAKSMVNNWIAKGETKDKEWNDQAKARMQDQFKELGFVSREEYEKLEARIQRLENFYLDNK is encoded by the coding sequence ATGAGCGATTTATTGAAGAAAGGATTCCATTTGGGAATCGGTGCAGCAATCAGTGGGAAAGAGATGTTCGAAAAGATGGTGAACGAAATGGTGAAGCGGGGAGAAATCAGTCCGACTCAGGCGAAATCCATGGTGAATAATTGGATTGCCAAGGGAGAAACGAAAGATAAAGAATGGAATGATCAAGCGAAAGCAAGAATGCAGGATCAATTCAAAGAGCTAGGATTTGTTTCGCGGGAAGAATATGAAAAGCTCGAAGCCCGCATTCAAAGGCTGGAAAACTTCTATTTGGATAATAAATGA